The Phalacrocorax aristotelis chromosome 2, bGulAri2.1, whole genome shotgun sequence region AAATATAAAAGAGAGTTTATTCCTTTTGATACAAAAAGCAATGTGAGAATTCAGTGGAAAATGAAACCCAagtattttaaagcagtatGTCCCATTTGTACGCTCTGTAAGGAGAGCACTTCTGATGAGCATCTATCATATCTACCAGGAATCCCCTTATTCTTTGCTTCAGATCCTCTCATCTGTAATAGAGGAATATTTGTCACACCAGGCTAAATGCTGatggcttttccttcctttactcaagGGAAAAGAATATGTTGAATACTCAAGCTCTGTATGTGGTTTAGAGAACAACAAACCAAGAGCACAGTCTCCCTCTGCAGCCACCAAAGCCTTTGGCTTGCACTGTGAATGATCACTGGTCCTTAAAATTACATGAGCTTTTGATAGCAACACTCTTACACACCCCATTCCCTTTTTTTGGGGCCCGCCTCTTTGCAGGTGCCTCATTCAGTAGCTGAGGGCAATggtaaatgattttttttttttaatgtgaccTCTCCGTGCTCCCTTCCTTTAAACATAGTGGCAATATGTGAGGCTTTCCAAGCCCGTCAGGGCCGTGCATCATCTTTCCTCCATGAAATTACAAGCTGTGGTTAGGGCAAAGGTTGTGAGCTCTCCAAGAATGACACCAGGCCAAGAGTGGTGCTGGGCCAAATGCGTCTATGGCGTTGTAATCAGTTGTATCGCAACCGCCTGGGCCCTCTGACCTAGAACCTTTAATATGTTTTGCCTTCTTTTACACCtgcacagtgaccatgaaaagCCAGTGCTGGTCAATATTTACTCGGCTCACATATTAACTACTAGACCAGACAGGCAGTAGAAGAGAGCCAAGCCCAAGATAAGGCACGAAACCCACATGGTCTGTCTTTGTTATTAGTTTCCACTTCAGAGTCAAGAGTAAAACACCAGTCAAAaagtaaactgaaaaatttaattgttttataaaataagaTTATGAAATTCTATATAAAAATCCAGCTTCTTAAATATGGTACATTCACTTCCtcacagaatatttaaatattcaggtCACTTACGCtatattttcactgtatttgaGTTAATACAATTGGATAAATTAAAACATCCCTACCAAAAGATACCACAACTTATACAAATAAAACTAAGCAATAATacctttttaaatacaaaatgtaaagaaattaataactCTTAGAGCATGCTACAAAATTTTGCCAGAAAAATATATGGGATCATTTTTGTTTAACTAGAAAATATACAgtgtgttttaatttctcttcctaaAATTCAGTCTCATACAATTTCCATTTAACTTAATAAATATGTAcaacaaaaaatgtttactCCTTGAAGAATATAAATAGCAAATACTGTAGTAGAGCCTGGTCTGGCATTCTTTTTTCACCTAGTGACTATAGTGGGGCTTTTCAACTCTGAATGTGCAAAAATGCAGAATCAGGCTCTTAGTGTTATCAACAGGTTAATAGCTTTTACAAAAgtgattttgtgaaaaaaaaaaaacctccaaaaacactgcaaaagacGTAGACCTATTCCAGTCAGGCATTTCTATAAATAGTAAGACATAATGTTGGGAAACAACATTCCAGTTTAATTACTGCTGGCAGTAATTAGGGAAAAATAGTCAGTggagaatgaaaaatatcttgaatTAGACACATCTTACTTTCACTGATTTAATTTGGTTCCCTATCATTTCTAAAAAGAGTTTCTGGTATAATCTATACATTGTAAATCTGTGAAGAAACTTTATCACCTTCTTCAGACTTTGGATGGTTCGTTTCGGGAAGTGGTATGTTTTCAAGTGCTTCAGTCCATACATTAAACCTTTAATGGTGTCTTGGTCACCATTCTTTATTCTCCACAGATTGAGAAGCTTCAGAACTTGCTCTGTAGGTTGACATAGTTTCATTGTGCGCTCGATATCTTCTTTTCCCACTTTCTTGCCTGGTAAGCTTGCCATCAGCATGTTGAGGTGTTCAAAGGTGAGGTTCGGGTGGCCAATATGCTTTAAGACACTATTTTCGCAAAGGTCGATATCTGTAGAAACCGAAAAGAGAGGTAAGTGCAATGCATTACAACTTTACCAGGGCCTGCaaaaaaacttccaaaattTGAAGGTGAATATTCcttcccaattttttttttcactttatttcaaataattctcTCATCAATACTTTCCTTAGGCTCCAATTATGAAAGGCACTTAAGAATTTAATTAACTTTGCAAATACAAACAGCCCCAAATTACAAACAAACTTCATAGCGAATATTTATTGCTATCCACTTGTTTCATCTATCTTGTAAAATGCTCTGCGTATGTGATAGGAATCCTAATATTTGGTTCTAATGAATGAAGATTTTACTCTTCTTCAGAAATGTCTAGGTGAGCTTTGCTAAAACAGTAATTTTGGCTTTTGAAGTATTCCAGGCACTTCACAGTCTGGCATAAGCGTACatagagaaaaggagaggagggaaataattcctgcagcatttttcaaatCTATTGAGTGGACAAAATGTCGTTTGGATGTGGTGGTTGTTGATGGTGGCTTACATGAAAAGAGTCGGCCTGACTCTCATAAAAACCTTGGTGTTAACACTGCAGCACTATTTCACCTTTGACACCTGTCTTGGCAGATTCAGCCCAAACAGAGCGGTGAATTGGCATGACAAATAGGTAttggaaggcaaaaagaagGGGAAGCCTGTCTGTATATTCCTCACTCCCATGCGTTGCCATTCCGTGAATAGATGTCCTAGTCCCAGCTGTCAGTCTCCactttacagaaaacaaattgcaCTCTCAGTTGCAGGCACCCAGCTCCCGCTAACCTCAACAGCCACCACTCAGATGTAACAGTGGGAAACGTTTTCCCCATTTGATCAAAATTCTTCATACGTTCTGCAGCCTCAAAAGGGGACCTTGGCTGTGACACCACATGCTCCCATGGGGGCTACAAGTCTGGGAAGAATTCAGTTCTCGACTGAGCAGGAGAAGCTGAGTTCTCTTCCTGCTTCCTCTTGACTTCACTGTGGTTACTGCATCAATAAATCTCAGTTAAGCCCTGCAGGTCCTCCTCAGAGCATAACAGGTCACCAGGAGGTATTCGATCccaatcaatttttaaaatgccatttagaaggttgtttttaatatatgtgcTATCAAAATAAGGTACCTTGAATAATCTTCTTGACCATATcctgttctttgttttgctgcttccaTAATTTCAAAAGCTGGAAGGTCTGCTCTTGAGAACTGTGCCTTTGTTTAATCCTTTCGATATTTTCTGTGCTAACCTTTGTCCCAGGCAAACTGTCTGCTAGTATATTCAGCCAGTTAGGTGTGAGATGACTAGGAACAGCAAACCTGAAAAAAGCCTCCTCACACAGGGTTACATCTGAAATGAGAAAGTGAAAAAGAGTAAGTCAATTGTTCTGATCTCTGTTACCCTGCTTGTCTCTGGAAAAAAGAGCAAGTAGCAAGGATGAAAcgaaaaaacacttaaaaaacaaactaagaAGTGGTCTTTATAGTACTGTCACTCTCTGTGCTTGAGTTCCATTTGGTCTGACCTACAATAATTAAAACTCTACTATGGCCATCACCACAGCAGGCAAATGGCTAACAAGCTAGATGTTTATATCATAAATGACAATACACTAATTTTAACTGTAATTTAAGGTACGTTTTCAGAGCACTTTTCCTTAATATGATACATACCTAGTCCACATTTTTGAGGTGCCGTATCTGTATTTTCCTGACAGACATTGTCACGAAATGCATTTCCCTTCAATGCTATTTTGAAACCCAGTGCACTACAGTTTGTGTGCTTTAGACAGGCTGCTTTGGATGATGTTTCATTCGAGAAATAATCTTCTGGACATCTCTTACATACAGTGTCACTCTCAGGCGTGCCTGTGGAAATAGGAAAACAATGCATCCAATTACATATAACCTcaactgtggaagaaaaaatgcaagaatacaaaaagaaaacaaaatattcctcCCCAAATTGTCatgcttctgcttttcacatTTCTGATCTATGAAGGAATCacacttagaagaaaaaaaaccactttaatttttaaaatagagattTAATTTAGTAAGGTAATATCTCTAAGTCAGTAATTACTTGAGTCTATTCAGACATTAGATGATGTCTGCCCTTCATCCTTCAGCTGTACaaatattctgtgaaataatCAAATGGCACAAGACACAGCTCTAAATTGTACTCTGTAATATCTGCCCAGAACCCTACTCAAATGCATTACTTCAGTTCTAGCTAAAAATTTAACCCGACTAAATATCATCTAAAGACCCTCTGAAAAGTACCTGCCCTGCtcaaatattaaattataaatgaaaatagaatttcagtaacaattttgaatttttttctgggcttgagtaaaatagaatttaaagcaaagaaagtaGATTAtccaataaagcaaaaatatttaatatacatacatatggtTTGCTTGGTATTTTACTTTCATAAAGCATAGTTTTACTTCAGAATCAAATATCTGACACAACAATAGAATGACAATATATGGTTCTATCACACggacaaagaggaagaaaattaatgcatGAAATCTGAAACAATGCAAACAGTCTAACCACCAGTGGCAGGAAAATAACAGCACCAATAAATGTTGTATATTCACTCTTAATTCATCTTTATTCAGCCAACGTTTAAGCGAGTGCCTAAAGTCTAGTACCTAATATTGCATAACTGAGCATGAATTTAAGCACATGCTTGAGattattcagaaataattgGAAATTATATTTGAATAAGAAAATGCCTCCATCTAGTGTATTTTGGAAGTATTTACATGTGGGTGCTTATTTTAATACTAGCTTTtaagtaaattttatttattttgggcATTTCCTTAGACAAAAAGAGTACAAATCTCCAGTTTTCAACCAGCTgtgaaataaagaataatacTTGCCTACACCCCACCTAGCACTTCTTTCATCAGACagcaagtgaaaacaaagaattttttAGTTGTGCATCTGAAAACCAGAGACCCCATATATTGCCAACCCCCCAAaccctctgctttctgcagccagcGCCCAACCCGCAGCAGCAGCGTCAGCCCTTGTGTTTTCTAGCACAATGTGTGCTGCCTGCGCCTCTGGGCTGTACAAAACTCCAGCCAACACCTGCACCTGAGCAGGCAGCTATTAGCTTTGCTGAGAAGTCTGCATTCTTAGCAACTTTCCCTGCTACAGACACACTGCTGTTGTGTTCTaccagggaggaaggggaagaaaggagagtcCCTGCAAACGGCGTGTCCCTCTGCCCAGAGCTTCCCACGTAACCTTTGTGGTGCAAAAGGGAAATAAACTGGGTAATCCATCAGCGTTCTCAGGGTTGAGCATAAAGTCACCTCCCAGCTTTGCCAGGTTCTTCTTCGCTGCTTATCTGGCTGCTCTTGTTCAGGGCACAAA contains the following coding sequences:
- the TNFRSF11B gene encoding tumor necrosis factor receptor superfamily member 11B, producing MNKFLCCTLVLLDISVKWTVQDNSPPKYPHYDPGTSRQLLCDQCPPGSYVKQHCTATSPTQCAPCPDQYYAEEWNSNDECQYCSAVCKELQYVKQECSSTQNRICECVEGRYLELEFCLKHTECPPGFGVAQAGTPESDTVCKRCPEDYFSNETSSKAACLKHTNCSALGFKIALKGNAFRDNVCQENTDTAPQKCGLDVTLCEEAFFRFAVPSHLTPNWLNILADSLPGTKVSTENIERIKQRHSSQEQTFQLLKLWKQQNKEQDMVKKIIQDIDLCENSVLKHIGHPNLTFEHLNMLMASLPGKKVGKEDIERTMKLCQPTEQVLKLLNLWRIKNGDQDTIKGLMYGLKHLKTYHFPKRTIQSLKKVIKFLHRFTMYRLYQKLFLEMIGNQIKSVKVRCV